The Candidatus Eremiobacteraceae bacterium genome has a segment encoding these proteins:
- the ispF gene encoding 2-C-methyl-D-erythritol 2,4-cyclodiphosphate synthase codes for MRVGFGFDAHRLVADRPLILGGVRIAFDKGLEGFSDADVLTHAVIDAVLGAAGLGDCGSRFPAGDPKYANAHSIKLLEQAFALLRHAGLRVSNVDCTIVAERPALAGHINAMRAMLANALEIAEADCSVKAKHTEGLGFTGSGEGMAAYAVATVEAIP; via the coding sequence GTGAGGGTCGGGTTTGGGTTCGACGCGCATCGGCTGGTCGCCGATCGTCCGCTGATCCTGGGCGGCGTGCGCATCGCCTTCGACAAGGGCCTCGAGGGCTTTTCGGATGCCGACGTGTTGACCCATGCGGTCATCGACGCGGTGCTGGGCGCCGCTGGACTCGGCGACTGCGGATCCCGCTTTCCGGCCGGCGATCCGAAATACGCCAACGCGCACAGCATCAAACTGCTGGAACAGGCGTTTGCGCTGCTGCGCCACGCAGGCCTTCGCGTGAGCAACGTGGATTGCACGATCGTCGCCGAGCGTCCGGCGCTGGCCGGCCACATCAACGCCATGCGCGCGATGCTCGCAAACGCGCTCGAGATAGCCGAAGCCGACTGCAGCGTCAAGGCCAAGCACACGGAAGGGCTCGGATTCACTGGTTCAGGTGAAGGCATGGCG